Proteins co-encoded in one Methylobacterium sp. WL1 genomic window:
- a CDS encoding 2-dehydropantoate 2-reductase N-terminal domain-containing protein produces the protein MPRNILILGASYGSLLGTKLLMAGHNVTLVCRRKTADLINQEGTEVRIKLRDEPNHRAILSRDLPGTLDAAPPEDIDPSRYDLVGLAMQEPQYNNHTIRVLMIKIAAAKLPCLSIMNMPPLPYLKRIPTLAAMDLDNAFTNAGVWDRFEPGLVSLCSPDPQAFRPPDEGANVLHVGLPTNFKAATFADEAHNRLLRELEADIDAVRLDGHDVPVKLKVFDSLFVPLAKWSMLLTGNYRCITPKEPQSIRDAVHGDLAKSRAIYEHVDAIARKLGADPQDQVPFEKYAKAAESLLKPSSAARAVANGTPFIERVDLLVKLISHQLDMPDAEIDRTVQIVDRKLDERVIEG, from the coding sequence ATGCCGCGCAACATCCTGATCCTGGGCGCCTCATACGGCTCCCTGCTGGGCACCAAGCTCCTGATGGCCGGTCACAACGTGACCCTGGTGTGCCGCCGCAAGACCGCGGACCTGATCAACCAGGAGGGGACAGAAGTCCGCATCAAGCTGCGCGACGAGCCGAACCACCGCGCAATCCTGTCGCGCGACCTGCCCGGCACCCTCGACGCCGCGCCGCCGGAAGACATCGATCCGTCGCGCTACGACCTCGTCGGCCTTGCCATGCAGGAGCCGCAGTACAACAACCACACGATCCGGGTGTTGATGATCAAGATCGCGGCGGCCAAGCTGCCGTGCCTGTCGATCATGAACATGCCGCCGCTGCCGTATCTCAAGCGGATCCCGACCCTAGCCGCCATGGACCTCGACAACGCCTTCACGAATGCCGGCGTCTGGGATCGCTTCGAGCCGGGGCTTGTGTCCCTCTGCTCGCCCGATCCCCAGGCGTTCCGTCCGCCGGACGAGGGTGCGAACGTGCTCCATGTCGGCCTGCCCACCAACTTCAAGGCAGCGACCTTCGCCGACGAGGCCCACAACCGGCTGCTGCGCGAGCTGGAGGCGGATATCGACGCCGTCCGCCTCGACGGCCACGATGTGCCGGTGAAGCTCAAGGTGTTCGATTCGCTGTTCGTTCCGCTGGCGAAGTGGTCGATGCTGCTCACCGGCAACTACCGCTGCATCACCCCGAAGGAGCCGCAATCGATCCGCGACGCCGTGCACGGTGACCTGGCCAAATCCCGCGCCATTTACGAGCATGTCGACGCCATCGCGCGCAAGCTCGGCGCGGATCCGCAGGACCAGGTCCCGTTCGAGAAATACGCCAAGGCCGCGGAGAGCCTGCTCAAGCCGTCCTCCGCGGCGCGGGCGGTGGCGAACGGCACGCCGTTCATCGAGCGCGTCGACCTGCTGGTGAAGCTGATCTCACACCAGCTGGACATGCCCGATGCAGAGATCGACCGCACGGTCCAGATCGTCGACCGGAAGCTCGACGAGCGGGTGATCGAGGGCTGA
- a CDS encoding TIGR02302 family protein has protein sequence MNDRDGFDSTTGTGTGQAAAARLDRLVAQARAASLWEQAWPVLWRGLGVGLLFLALSWAGLWLDLDPLWRQIGLAILALLLIVALLPLAHLARPDRRVALARLDREAATRDPALRHGPASAAQDTLAVGAADPGSRTLWALHQRRAAQAVAALRVGLPRPGMTRRDPYALRAGIVVAAVASLFVAGPEWRARVAAAFDWHEPVAQGPNFRVDGWIDPPLYTRLPPLLIAMDGSDQHLRAPINAQLIVRIAGQGKAATNTTLTPNAGLTPIPSQEERPDLREERYRIVGGAELVIVTPAGRQKLTVDAIPDRPPEVTAVGGPEVNGRGTFNLTYRAKDDYGISSAEGVIEPLRAGRSLAPVPRINLALPADASGETDTKTLVDLTDSPWSGARVRYQIVVKDEAGQEGRTASAEITLPARQFRDPLARALAEDRLRLVTAPDADRLWVQGALDALLVAPDMFTPQPPVFLGLRTATERLRRAKSDADLIEVADLLWEMALKIEDGDLSDAEKQLRQAQDRLKEAIERNAPDDEIKRLTQDLKQALDKFLSQMAQKQSRQPRDPGEKSQNNQQSKTVTPEDLDKMIQDMAEAMKRGDTAEAQRLMEQLRNILENLQTAEKGGQSDQASREMQKQMRDLDAMAREQQGLRDETFKDGQEPGNGQQRPSNRGQPQQGQGKQSPGQQGQQGQQGQGKQGQKQGQGDQGNVGDRQQALRQRLEDLEQRMKENGMRGEQGLSDAEDAMREAENALKQGDADEAVDAQSRALEGLKKGAEGMAQQMQEMAEGQGEGQQEGGQQPGQQGQAGARDDDPLGRPTKGRDMSDGRVRVPTADESAVQRTRRIMEELRRKLGDPTRPREELDYFERLLRRN, from the coding sequence GTGAACGACAGGGACGGCTTCGACAGCACGACCGGCACCGGGACGGGACAAGCGGCCGCCGCGCGGCTCGACCGGCTCGTCGCCCAGGCCCGGGCGGCATCCCTCTGGGAGCAAGCTTGGCCGGTGCTATGGCGCGGACTCGGCGTCGGATTGCTGTTCCTCGCCCTGTCCTGGGCCGGTCTTTGGCTCGATCTCGACCCGCTCTGGCGGCAGATCGGGCTCGCCATTCTGGCTCTCCTGCTGATCGTCGCGCTGCTGCCGCTGGCGCATCTCGCGCGGCCCGATCGCCGGGTGGCCCTGGCCCGGCTCGACCGGGAGGCGGCCACGCGCGATCCGGCCCTGCGTCATGGACCGGCCTCGGCTGCGCAGGATACGCTGGCAGTCGGCGCCGCGGATCCTGGCAGCCGGACCCTTTGGGCACTGCATCAGCGCAGGGCCGCACAAGCGGTCGCGGCCCTGCGGGTCGGCTTGCCGCGCCCCGGCATGACGCGACGCGATCCCTATGCCCTGCGGGCTGGAATCGTGGTGGCCGCGGTGGCCAGCCTGTTCGTGGCCGGACCCGAATGGCGGGCGCGCGTCGCAGCCGCGTTCGACTGGCACGAGCCGGTGGCTCAAGGGCCGAATTTCCGGGTCGACGGCTGGATCGATCCGCCGCTCTATACCCGGCTGCCGCCGCTCCTGATCGCGATGGACGGCAGCGACCAACACCTGCGGGCACCGATCAACGCGCAATTGATCGTGCGCATCGCCGGTCAGGGAAAGGCCGCAACGAACACCACGCTGACGCCGAATGCCGGGCTCACGCCAATCCCCAGTCAGGAGGAACGGCCGGACCTGCGCGAGGAGCGCTACCGCATCGTCGGTGGGGCTGAACTTGTCATTGTGACGCCCGCCGGTCGCCAGAAGCTGACCGTGGACGCGATCCCGGACCGGCCGCCCGAGGTGACGGCCGTCGGCGGCCCGGAGGTGAACGGCCGCGGCACCTTCAACCTCACCTACCGCGCCAAGGACGATTACGGGATCAGCTCAGCGGAAGGCGTGATCGAACCGCTGAGGGCGGGCCGCTCGCTGGCCCCGGTCCCACGGATCAACCTGGCGTTGCCGGCCGATGCTTCCGGGGAGACTGACACCAAGACCCTGGTCGATCTCACAGATAGCCCATGGTCCGGCGCCCGGGTGCGCTATCAGATCGTCGTCAAGGACGAGGCTGGCCAGGAGGGGCGTACGGCATCCGCCGAGATCACGCTCCCGGCGCGGCAGTTCCGCGATCCTTTGGCGCGGGCGCTTGCCGAGGACCGCCTCCGCCTCGTCACCGCGCCGGATGCGGACCGTCTATGGGTGCAGGGCGCCCTCGACGCGCTCCTGGTCGCCCCCGACATGTTCACGCCGCAGCCGCCGGTCTTCCTCGGCCTTCGGACTGCGACAGAGCGCCTGCGCCGGGCGAAGTCCGATGCGGACCTGATCGAGGTCGCCGATCTCCTGTGGGAGATGGCGTTGAAGATCGAGGACGGCGACCTGTCGGATGCCGAGAAGCAGCTGCGCCAGGCCCAGGACCGGCTGAAGGAGGCGATCGAGCGCAACGCCCCCGACGATGAGATCAAGCGCCTCACGCAGGACCTCAAGCAGGCCCTCGACAAGTTCCTCTCGCAGATGGCGCAGAAGCAGAGCCGCCAGCCGCGCGATCCGGGCGAGAAGAGCCAGAACAACCAGCAATCGAAGACGGTCACGCCCGAGGATCTCGACAAGATGATCCAGGACATGGCCGAGGCGATGAAGCGCGGCGACACCGCCGAGGCGCAACGCCTGATGGAGCAGCTGCGCAACATCCTCGAGAACCTACAGACCGCGGAAAAGGGCGGTCAATCCGATCAGGCCAGCCGCGAGATGCAGAAGCAGATGCGCGACCTCGACGCGATGGCACGCGAGCAGCAGGGCCTGCGCGACGAGACCTTCAAAGATGGCCAGGAGCCGGGCAACGGCCAGCAGCGGCCGTCGAACCGCGGGCAGCCGCAACAGGGCCAGGGTAAGCAGAGTCCAGGGCAGCAGGGTCAGCAAGGCCAGCAGGGACAGGGAAAACAGGGTCAGAAGCAGGGCCAGGGCGATCAGGGCAATGTCGGCGATCGGCAGCAGGCGTTGCGGCAGCGCCTGGAGGATCTCGAGCAGCGCATGAAGGAGAACGGCATGCGCGGCGAGCAGGGCCTCTCTGATGCGGAGGACGCCATGCGTGAGGCCGAGAACGCTCTCAAGCAGGGCGATGCCGACGAAGCCGTGGATGCTCAGAGTCGCGCGCTAGAAGGCCTGAAGAAGGGCGCGGAAGGCATGGCGCAGCAGATGCAGGAAATGGCCGAGGGCCAGGGCGAAGGTCAGCAGGAAGGCGGCCAGCAGCCTGGTCAGCAGGGCCAGGCCGGCGCTCGCGACGACGACCCGCTCGGCCGGCCGACCAAAGGTCGCGACATGAGCGACGGCCGGGTTCGCGTGCCGACCGCCGACGAATCGGCTGTCCA
- a CDS encoding methyltransferase domain-containing protein yields MRDLRTAKYERFRSALQAPFDQEPNRTFPIFTTDRHFDLRDYESESANHEVEMFVNLVRACPDELFLDLGCGYRERTFENCLYLEVYPSRSADLIVEPNCLYPIRSGTLSGVGCFAVLEHTRKPWLVIEEIARMLKPGGQVFIDWPFLQPVHGYPSHYFNATREGLISLFEDNGFKTDMAYTGAHQTAAYTIQWILGRFAHHLIDPQLRHDFSRLTVSDMVSMDQQDPVWWKFLNALPPDAFSELACGNMLVATKATT; encoded by the coding sequence ATGCGCGACCTGCGCACAGCAAAATACGAGCGGTTCAGGTCCGCTCTACAAGCGCCATTTGATCAGGAGCCGAACAGGACATTTCCGATTTTTACGACAGATCGACATTTCGATTTACGTGATTACGAGAGTGAGAGCGCCAATCACGAAGTTGAAATGTTCGTGAACTTGGTTCGGGCTTGCCCCGACGAGCTATTTCTCGATCTGGGCTGCGGCTACCGCGAACGCACCTTCGAAAATTGCCTCTACCTGGAGGTCTATCCATCCCGTTCTGCCGATTTGATCGTCGAGCCGAACTGTCTTTATCCGATACGATCGGGGACTTTATCGGGAGTCGGATGTTTCGCGGTTCTTGAGCACACGCGCAAGCCGTGGCTCGTGATCGAAGAGATCGCACGGATGCTCAAGCCGGGCGGTCAAGTTTTCATCGATTGGCCGTTTCTGCAGCCAGTCCACGGCTATCCGTCTCATTATTTTAATGCGACCCGCGAAGGATTGATCAGCCTGTTCGAGGACAACGGGTTCAAGACGGACATGGCCTATACTGGCGCCCACCAGACGGCGGCCTACACGATCCAGTGGATCCTCGGGCGTTTCGCCCATCACCTCATCGATCCGCAGCTCCGCCACGATTTCTCGCGCCTGACGGTCAGTGACATGGTCTCGATGGATCAGCAGGATCCCGTGTGGTGGAAATTCCTGAATGCGCTTCCGCCGGACGCCTTCTCAGAGCTGGCATGCGGCAACATGCTGGTGGCGACCAAGGCGACCACGTAG
- a CDS encoding PAS domain-containing protein — protein sequence MPKFKPLECQTCSTPFRGTLDALDVTGNWSWDGASNRVRADMFVALLFNVDPESAEAGLPAAAFSAGIHPEDRDRVLALLRRRVRDGDLYVIEYRVRSADGATRWVLGRGRFLADHRGRPISGHGIIVDITDVRSGERAVGALSALDHHEAETPLERAADFAMAAHRAICELQDPALRARADALLLDLGRRLADQERQARRAQLN from the coding sequence ATGCCCAAATTCAAGCCGCTCGAATGCCAGACTTGTTCGACACCTTTCCGGGGGACGCTCGACGCGCTGGACGTGACCGGCAACTGGTCCTGGGATGGCGCCTCAAATCGCGTCCGTGCGGACATGTTCGTGGCGCTACTGTTCAATGTCGATCCGGAGTCGGCTGAGGCGGGGCTTCCGGCAGCGGCGTTTTCGGCGGGTATTCATCCGGAAGATCGGGATAGGGTGCTAGCCCTTCTCCGTCGGCGCGTCCGTGACGGTGATCTCTATGTCATCGAATACCGGGTCCGTTCGGCGGACGGCGCCACCCGGTGGGTGCTCGGCCGTGGCAGATTCCTAGCCGATCACCGGGGAAGGCCTATCAGCGGCCACGGGATCATCGTCGACATCACCGATGTGCGGAGCGGAGAGCGTGCCGTTGGGGCACTTAGCGCGCTTGATCACCATGAGGCGGAGACGCCACTGGAACGCGCGGCGGACTTCGCCATGGCGGCGCATCGCGCGATCTGCGAGCTGCAGGATCCGGCCCTGCGGGCGCGGGCCGACGCGCTCCTGCTCGATCTCGGCCGCAGGCTGGCCGATCAGGAGCGGCAGGCTCGCCGCGCGCAGCTGAACTGA
- a CDS encoding Maf-like protein, which produces MDATPEVIGAPQGPATRFVLASGSPRRLALLQQIGIEPDSLLPADIDETPRKAEPPRELARRLARTKLAAAEAALHHQDQKVPTWLLAADTVVAVGRRVLPKAESPDEAADCLRLLSGRPHRVFTAICLLSPNGRRERIVETRVRFKRLSGRDIQGYLASGEWRGKAGGYAIQGLAGAFVVKLVGSYSAVVGLPLYETMSLLDGEGYPVRAAWGSLA; this is translated from the coding sequence ATGGACGCCACACCTGAAGTGATCGGCGCGCCGCAGGGGCCGGCCACCCGGTTCGTGCTCGCCTCCGGGTCGCCGCGCCGCCTCGCGCTGCTGCAGCAGATCGGTATCGAGCCGGATTCGCTCCTGCCCGCCGACATCGACGAGACGCCGCGCAAGGCCGAGCCGCCGCGCGAACTGGCCCGACGCCTCGCCCGCACCAAGCTCGCCGCCGCGGAAGCCGCCCTGCACCATCAGGACCAGAAGGTCCCGACCTGGTTGCTCGCGGCCGACACGGTCGTCGCGGTCGGGCGACGCGTCCTGCCGAAGGCGGAGAGTCCGGACGAGGCTGCCGATTGCTTGCGCCTGCTGTCCGGGCGTCCGCACCGGGTCTTTACGGCGATCTGCCTGCTGTCGCCGAACGGCCGGCGGGAGCGGATCGTCGAGACCCGCGTGCGCTTCAAGCGCCTCTCCGGCCGCGACATCCAGGGCTATCTCGCCTCGGGCGAGTGGCGCGGCAAAGCGGGCGGCTACGCGATCCAGGGCTTGGCCGGCGCCTTCGTGGTGAAGCTCGTCGGCTCCTATAGCGCCGTGGTCGGCCTGCCGCTCTACGAGACGATGAGCTTGCTCGACGGCGAGGGCTATCCGGTCCGCGCCGCCTGGGGGAGCCTGGCATGA
- a CDS encoding Crp/Fnr family transcriptional regulator, whose translation MTGALDQTNRHPFIRRIESIALFTLTDDERAALNAVPMQIAQFEAYQDIVREGDEPGRCFALLEGIACTYKSTQGGKRQVMAYHVAGDIPDMQSLHLKVLDISIAAVGPSKVGFVQHEAVRALLRAFPRLGDALWRATLIDAALVREWMLNTGRREAFARMAHLFCELITRLGVVGLAPDLTCDLPMTQPELADALGITPVHVNRTIRDLKAAGLITLRSRRLTVHDWDGLRAAAEFDPTYLHITDPEPA comes from the coding sequence ATGACGGGAGCTCTCGACCAGACCAATCGCCATCCCTTCATCCGTCGTATCGAGAGCATCGCCCTCTTCACCTTGACGGATGACGAGCGGGCCGCGCTGAACGCCGTGCCCATGCAGATTGCGCAGTTCGAGGCCTATCAGGATATCGTGCGGGAGGGTGACGAGCCGGGGCGCTGCTTCGCCCTGCTCGAGGGTATCGCCTGCACCTACAAATCCACGCAGGGCGGCAAGCGTCAGGTGATGGCCTATCATGTCGCGGGTGACATCCCCGACATGCAGAGCTTGCACCTGAAGGTCCTCGACATCAGCATCGCCGCCGTCGGCCCGAGCAAGGTCGGCTTCGTCCAGCACGAGGCGGTTCGCGCGCTGCTGCGAGCGTTCCCGCGCCTCGGCGACGCGCTGTGGCGGGCGACACTGATCGACGCCGCCCTCGTCCGTGAGTGGATGCTCAATACCGGACGCCGGGAGGCGTTCGCGCGCATGGCCCACCTGTTCTGCGAATTGATCACCCGTCTGGGCGTCGTCGGCCTCGCCCCCGATCTCACCTGCGACCTGCCGATGACGCAGCCGGAATTGGCGGACGCCCTGGGGATCACGCCGGTCCATGTGAACCGCACCATCCGCGACCTGAAGGCCGCCGGATTGATCACGTTGCGCAGCCGGCGCCTTACGGTTCACGATTGGGACGGTTTGCGGGCCGCTGCGGAGTTCGACCCGACTTACCTTCACATCACCGATCCGGAGCCGGCCTGA
- the phaZ gene encoding polyhydroxyalkanoate depolymerase, whose protein sequence is MMYDAFDLQTDLAAQTRAWGRMLNDAWSPWIRWSEPARWMSANARMMMRMGLTFARPAYGIDSVTVGNRSVPVSEEAVTVTPFGTLLHFKKDIHTEQPKVLLVAPLSGHFATLLRATVRVMLPDHDVYITDWHNARDIPLSAGRFGFDEYVAHLIQFLQVMGEGSHVVAVCQPTVQALVAAAAMAQAKDAAAPRSMTLMAGPVDCRINPTGVNELATSKPIAWFEKNLIATVPSRHKGAGRKVYPGFVQVSAFMSMNAKRHVQGHNDLFWHMANGEESKAEAIETFYDEYFAVLDLAAEFYLETVKTVFQDYTLAKNELTYRGEPIDLGSIKRTALMTVEGERDDICAPGQTMAAHDLCTGLAPYMRTHHLQAGVGHYGVFAGKRWETQIYPQVRNFIQAHN, encoded by the coding sequence ATGATGTACGACGCGTTCGACCTGCAGACCGACCTCGCCGCCCAGACGCGGGCCTGGGGACGGATGCTGAACGACGCCTGGTCGCCCTGGATCCGATGGAGCGAGCCGGCCCGTTGGATGTCGGCCAACGCGCGCATGATGATGCGGATGGGCCTGACCTTCGCGCGGCCCGCCTACGGGATCGATTCGGTCACCGTCGGCAACCGGAGCGTGCCGGTCAGCGAGGAAGCCGTCACGGTCACGCCGTTCGGCACGCTGCTGCACTTCAAGAAGGACATCCACACCGAGCAGCCCAAGGTGCTGCTGGTCGCGCCGCTGTCGGGCCACTTCGCGACGCTGCTGCGCGCCACCGTGCGCGTGATGCTGCCCGATCACGACGTCTACATCACCGACTGGCACAACGCCCGGGACATCCCCCTCTCGGCTGGCCGGTTCGGCTTCGACGAGTATGTCGCGCACCTGATCCAGTTCCTCCAAGTCATGGGCGAGGGATCGCACGTGGTGGCGGTCTGCCAGCCGACTGTGCAGGCGCTGGTCGCCGCCGCCGCGATGGCGCAGGCGAAGGATGCGGCCGCCCCGCGCAGCATGACGCTGATGGCCGGCCCGGTGGATTGCCGGATCAACCCGACCGGGGTGAACGAACTCGCGACCTCGAAACCGATCGCATGGTTCGAGAAGAACCTGATCGCCACGGTCCCGTCGCGTCACAAGGGCGCCGGCCGAAAGGTTTATCCGGGCTTCGTGCAGGTCTCGGCGTTCATGTCGATGAACGCCAAGCGCCACGTGCAGGGCCACAACGACCTGTTCTGGCACATGGCCAACGGCGAGGAGTCCAAGGCCGAGGCGATCGAGACCTTCTACGACGAGTATTTCGCCGTCCTCGACCTCGCGGCCGAGTTTTACCTGGAAACGGTCAAGACTGTGTTCCAGGACTATACGCTCGCCAAGAACGAGCTGACATACCGGGGCGAGCCGATCGACTTGGGATCGATCAAGCGCACCGCGCTGATGACCGTCGAAGGCGAGCGGGACGACATCTGCGCCCCGGGTCAGACCATGGCGGCGCACGACCTCTGTACCGGGCTCGCCCCCTACATGCGGACGCACCACCTTCAAGCCGGCGTCGGCCATTATGGCGTCTTTGCCGGAAAGCGCTGGGAAACGCAGATCTACCCGCAGGTGCGCAACTTCATCCAGGCGCACAATTGA
- the yacG gene encoding DNA gyrase inhibitor YacG, with protein sequence MNPERCPICRRPSTEPFRPFCSQRCADVDLGRWLNERYTIPVELDPDAPPPEPEDEG encoded by the coding sequence ATGAACCCGGAGCGCTGCCCGATCTGCCGGCGCCCCTCCACCGAGCCGTTCCGGCCGTTCTGCTCGCAGCGCTGCGCCGATGTCGATCTCGGCCGCTGGCTGAACGAGCGCTACACGATCCCGGTGGAACTCGATCCCGATGCTCCACCGCCGGAGCCGGAAGACGAGGGCTGA